In one Choloepus didactylus isolate mChoDid1 chromosome 1, mChoDid1.pri, whole genome shotgun sequence genomic region, the following are encoded:
- the LOC119528949 gene encoding zinc finger protein Pegasus-like, producing MGEKKPEPLDFVKDFQEYLTQQTHHVNMISGSVSGDKEAEGLQGAGTDGDQNGLDHPSVEVSLDENSGMLVDGFERTFDGKLKCRYCNYASKGTARLIEHIRIHTGEKPHRCHLCPFASAYERHLEAHMRSHTGEKPYKCELCSFRCSDRSNLSHHRRRKHKMVPIKGTRSSLSSKKMWGFLQKKTSNLGYSRRALINLSPPSMVVQKPDYLNDFTHEIPNIQTDSFESMTKTTPTGGLPRDPQELMVDNPLNQLSTLAGQLSSLPPENQNPASPDIVPCPDEKPFMIQQPSAQAVVSAVSASIPQGSSPTSPEPRPSHGQRNYSPVAGPSSEPSAHTSTPSLGNSQPSTPAPTLPVQDPQLLHHCQHCDMYFADNILYTIHMGCHGYENPFQCNICGCKCKNKYDFACHFARGQHNQH from the coding sequence atggGTGAAAAGAAACCAGAGCCTTTGGACTTTGTGAAAGATTTTCAGGAATATCTGACTCAGCAGACCCATCATGTGAACATGATTTCTGGATCAGTTAGTGGGGACAAAGAAGCAGAGGGTCTTCAGGGAGCTGGAACAGATGGTGATCAAAATGGACTTGATCACCCATCTGTTGAAGTTTCCCTGGATGAAAACTCAGGAATGTTAGTAGACGGGTTTGAACGGACCTTTGATGGAAAGCTCAAATGTCGGTACTGCAACTATGCCAGCAAAGGGACAGCCCGGCTTATCGAACATATCAGAATCCACACAGGTGAGAAACCTCATAGATGTCACTTATGTCCATTTGCATCTGCTTATGAGCGTCATCTGGAAGCCCATATGCGTTCCCATACTGGAGAAAAACCATACAAATGTGAATTATGTTCCTTCCGCTGCAGTGATCGAAGTAACCTGTCCCATCATCGAAGACGCAAGCATAAAATGGTACCAATCAAAGGTACTAGGTCTTCTTTGAGCAGCAAGAAAATGTGGGGGtttttacagaagaaaacaagCAATTTGGGGTATAGCAGACGAGCACTAATCAACTTGAGTCCACCTTCCATGGTGGTTCAGAAACCAGACTACCTTAATGATTTTACCCATGAAATCCCAAATATTCAGACGGACTCCTTTGAAAGTATGACGAAAACCACACCAACTGGTGGCCTACCAAGGGACCCCCAAGAACTCATGGTTGACAACCCTTTAAATCAGCTCTCAACTCTAGCGGGACAGTTGTCCAGTTTGCCACCTGAAAACCAAAACCCTGCATCCCCTGATATAGTTCCCTGCCCTGATGAAAAGCCTTTCATGATTCAGCAGCCCTCAGCCCAAGCAGTAGTTTCTGCTGTGTCAGCAAGTATTCCTCAGGGCTCCTCTCCCACAAGCCCCGAGCCTCGGCCATCACATGGTCAAAGGAACTACAGTCCAGTGGCAGGTCCGAGCAGTGAACCAAGTGCCCACACAAGTACCCCCAGCTTAGGAAATAGCCAGCCGAGCactccagcccccaccctgccAGTCCAGGATCCTCAGCTTCTGCACCACTGCCAGCACTGTGACATGTATTTTGCAGACAATATTCTTTACACTATTCATATGGGATGTCATGGGTATGAAAATCCTTTTCAGTGTAATATATGTGGATGCAAATGTAAAAACAAGTATGATTTTGCCTGTCATTTTGCAAGAGGGCAACATAACCAACACTGA